A single genomic interval of Theropithecus gelada isolate Dixy chromosome 16, Tgel_1.0, whole genome shotgun sequence harbors:
- the ABHD15 gene encoding protein ABHD15, producing MPPWGAALALILAVLALLRLLSPRLRGPWGRAVGERTLAGAQDRDDEEADGGAPGDQFSDRSEPLPGGCSLVCKPSALAQCLLRALRRSAALEPGPRSWLSGPHLQTLCHFVLPVAPGPELAREYLQLADDGLVALDWVVGPCVRGRRITSAGGLPAVLLVIPNAWGRLTRNVLGLCLLALERGYYPVIFHRRGHHGCPLVSPRLQPFGDPSDLKEAVTYIRFRHPAAPLFAVSEGSGSALLLSYLGECGSSSYVTGAACISPVLRCREWFETGLPWPYERGFLLHQKIALSRYATALEDTVDTSRLFRSRSLREFEEALFCHTKSFPISWDTYWDRNDPLRDVDEAAVPVLCICSADDPVCGPPDHTLTTELFHSNPYFFLLLSRHGGHCGFLRQEPLPAWSHEVILESFRALTEFFRMEERMKGLSRHRASFLGGRRRGGALQRREVASSSNLEEIFSWKRSYTR from the exons ATGCCGCCGTGGGGCGCCGCCCTCGCGCTCATCTTGGCCGTGCTCGCCCTGCTCCGCCTGCTCAGCCCGCGGCTCCGGGGACCCTGGGGGCGCGCCGTCGGAGAGAGGACCCTGGCGGGGGCCCAAGACCGAGACGACGAGGAGGCGGACGGCGGAGCCCCCGGGGACCAGTTCAGCGACAGGAGCGAGCCACTGCCGGGCGGGTGCAGCCTTGTCTGCAAGCCGTCGGCCCTGGCCCAGTGCCTGCTGCGCGCGCTGCGGCGCTCGGCGGCGCTGGAGCCCGGCCCGCGCTCCTGGCTCTCCGGGCCCCACCTGCAGACCCTCTGCCACTTCGTCCTGCCCGTGGCGCCTGGGCCTGAGCTGGCCCGGGAGTACCTGCAGTTGGCGGACGATGGGCTGGTGGCCCTGGACTGGGTGGTGGGACCTTGTGTTAGGGGCCGCCGGATCACCAGCGCCGGGGGCCTTCCTGCGGTGCTTCTGGTGATCCCCAATGCGTGGGGTCGCCTCACCCGCAACGTGCTCGGCCTCTGCTTGCTCGCCCTGGAGCGCGGCTACTACCCGGTCATCTTCCATCGTCGCGGCCACCACGGCTGCCCACTGGTCAGCCCCCGGCTGCAGCCTTTCGGGGACCCGTCCGACCTCAAGGAGGCGGTCACATACATCCGCTTCCGACACCCGGCGGCGCCGCTGTTCGCGGTGAGTGAAGGCTCGGGGTCGGCGCTGCTACTGTCCTACCTGGGCGAGTGCGGCTCCTCCAGCTACGTGACAGGCGCTGCCTGCATCTCACCCGTGCTGCGCTGCCGCGAGTGGTTCGAGACTGGCCTACCCTGGCCCTACGAGCGGGGCTTTCTGCTCCACCAGAAGATCGCCCTCAGCAG GTATGCCACAGCCCTGGAGGACACTGTGGACACCAGCAGACTGTTCAGGAGCCGTTCCCTTCGAGAGTTTGAGGAGGCTCTCTTCTGCCACACCAAAAGCTTCCCCATCAGCTGGGATACCTACTGGGACCGCAACGACCCCCTCCGGGATGTGGACGAGGCGGCCGTGCCTGTGCTATGTATCTGCAGTGCTGACGACCCCGTGTGTGGACCCCCAGACCACACTCTGACCACTGAACTCTTCCACAGCAACCCCTacttcttcctcctgctcagtCGCCACGGAGGCCACTGTGGCTTCCTGCGCCAGGAGCCCTTGCCAGCCTGGAGCCACGAGGTCATCCTGGAGTCCTTCCGGGCCTTGACTGAGTTCTTCCGAATGGAGGAGAGGATGAAAGGGCTGAGCAGGCACAGAGCTTCCTTCCTTGGGGGCCGTCGTCGCGGGGGAGCCTTGCAGAGGCGAGAGGTCGCTTCCTCTTCCAACCTGGAGGAGATCTTTAGCTGGAAGCGATCATACACAAGATGA